A single region of the Streptomyces sp. AM 4-1-1 genome encodes:
- the dnaJ gene encoding molecular chaperone DnaJ, which translates to MSTKDFVEKDYYKVLGVPKDATDAEIKKAYRKLARESHPDANKGDAKAEERFKSVSEANDVLGDPKKRKEYDEARALFGNGGVRPGPGGAGGNFNFDLGDLFGGAQGGGQPGGAGGFGGGGGGLGDVFGGLFNRGGAGTRPQPRRGQDVESEVTLSFTEAVDGATVPLRMSSQAPCKACSGTGDKNGTPRVCPTCVGTGQVSRGSGGGFSLTDPCVDCKGRGLIAQDPCEVCKGSGRARSSRTMQVRIPAGVSDGQRIRLRGKGAPGERGGPAGDLYVVVHVDTHPVFGRKDDNLTVTVPVTFPEAALGGEVRVPTLGGPPVTLKLPAGTPNGRTMRARGKGAVRKDGTRGDLLVTVEVSVPKDLDPEARDALETYRKATAGEDPRAELFQAAKGA; encoded by the coding sequence ATGAGCACGAAGGACTTCGTCGAGAAGGACTACTACAAGGTTCTCGGCGTCCCCAAGGACGCCACCGACGCAGAGATCAAGAAGGCGTACCGGAAGCTCGCCCGCGAGTCGCACCCGGACGCCAACAAGGGCGACGCGAAGGCGGAGGAGCGCTTCAAGTCGGTCTCCGAGGCGAACGACGTCCTCGGTGACCCCAAGAAGCGCAAGGAGTACGACGAGGCACGCGCCCTGTTCGGCAACGGCGGCGTCCGCCCCGGACCCGGCGGCGCGGGAGGCAACTTCAACTTCGACCTGGGCGACCTCTTCGGAGGCGCCCAGGGCGGGGGCCAGCCCGGCGGCGCCGGAGGGTTCGGCGGCGGTGGTGGTGGTCTGGGAGACGTCTTCGGCGGCCTCTTCAACCGGGGTGGTGCGGGCACGCGTCCGCAGCCGCGCCGGGGCCAGGACGTCGAGTCCGAGGTGACGCTCAGCTTCACCGAGGCGGTCGACGGGGCCACGGTCCCGTTGCGGATGTCCAGCCAGGCGCCCTGCAAGGCGTGTTCCGGCACGGGTGACAAGAACGGCACACCGAGGGTCTGCCCGACCTGTGTCGGCACCGGCCAGGTGTCACGCGGCAGCGGCGGCGGGTTCTCGCTCACCGATCCCTGCGTGGACTGCAAGGGCCGGGGCCTCATCGCCCAGGACCCCTGCGAGGTCTGCAAGGGGAGCGGCCGGGCGCGTTCGTCGCGGACCATGCAGGTCAGGATTCCGGCGGGCGTCTCCGACGGGCAGCGCATCCGGCTCCGCGGCAAGGGCGCTCCCGGTGAGCGCGGCGGCCCGGCCGGCGATCTGTACGTCGTGGTGCACGTCGACACCCACCCGGTGTTCGGGCGCAAGGACGACAACCTCACCGTCACCGTGCCGGTCACCTTCCCGGAGGCGGCGCTCGGTGGCGAGGTCAGGGTGCCCACCCTGGGCGGGCCCCCGGTGACCCTCAAGCTCCCTGCGGGCACGCCGAACGGACGCACGATGCGCGCCCGTGGCAAGGGAGCGGTGCGCAAGGACGGGACGCGCGGGGACCTGCTGGTCACCGTGGAGGTCTCGGTGCCCAAGGACCTCGACCCGGAGGCCAGGGACGCGTTGGAGACCTACCGGAAGGCGACCGCGGGGGAGGACCCGCGGGCGGAGCTGTTCCAGGCCGCGAAGGGAGCTTGA
- a CDS encoding helix-turn-helix domain-containing protein: MDGRRRNPYELTDESPVYVISVAAQLSGLHPQTLRQYDRLGLVSPDRTAGRGRRYSARDIELLRQVQQLSQDEGINLAGIKRIIELENQVAALQQRVAELSAAVEGAAVALQQREAQVHASYRRDLVPYQDVQQTSALVIWRPADRRGQ; the protein is encoded by the coding sequence ATGGACGGCCGACGGCGAAATCCGTACGAGCTGACCGACGAGTCACCGGTGTACGTGATCTCGGTCGCGGCCCAGCTCTCGGGGCTGCACCCGCAGACACTGCGCCAGTACGACCGCCTCGGCCTGGTCTCCCCGGACCGCACGGCCGGGCGGGGCAGGCGCTACTCGGCCCGTGACATCGAACTGCTCCGCCAGGTGCAGCAGTTGTCGCAGGACGAGGGCATCAACCTCGCGGGCATCAAGCGCATCATCGAGCTGGAGAACCAGGTCGCCGCCCTTCAGCAGCGCGTCGCCGAGCTGTCGGCGGCGGTGGAGGGCGCGGCGGTCGCGCTCCAGCAGCGCGAGGCGCAGGTGCACGCCTCGTACCGCCGTGACCTGGTGCCGTACCAGGACGTGCAGCAGACCAGCGCGCTGGTGATCTGGCGCCCGGCGGACCGGCGCGGACAGTAA
- a CDS encoding helix-turn-helix transcriptional regulator, whose amino-acid sequence MIDANQTHPHAVTELCDEGAHLYASALSVGRIARVEVEAAPCLLEFALLHPDPDDPNWLRPVTPSVALAQRLHPVEREIQERRRLSIDLTEAFEPFMAISALNPAPTHAITVLEGFNRINAALNLATAECHTEVLTVQPGGGRREHILSQALERDRPLIDRGVSMRTLYQHTVRHSQGTMAYVDRIASGKVEIRTLEELIERLIICDETVAFIPVRNDQQVALELRHPGLVSYLVKVFEQLWQRATPLNEPVSYEPTPAGITGVQRTIAKMLVEGHVDEAIARRLGMNVRTCRAHIAKLAATLGSGSRAQLGYLIAHSGILRHED is encoded by the coding sequence ATGATCGACGCAAACCAGACACATCCCCATGCTGTCACCGAACTATGTGACGAAGGGGCGCACCTTTACGCCAGCGCGCTGAGCGTCGGCCGCATCGCCCGCGTCGAGGTGGAGGCGGCTCCCTGCCTGCTGGAATTCGCTCTTCTGCACCCCGATCCCGACGACCCGAACTGGCTGCGGCCCGTCACACCGTCCGTCGCGCTGGCCCAGCGGCTGCACCCCGTCGAGCGGGAGATCCAGGAGCGGCGCCGGCTTTCCATCGACCTGACGGAAGCTTTTGAGCCATTCATGGCCATCAGCGCGCTGAATCCGGCCCCGACCCACGCCATCACCGTCCTTGAGGGCTTCAACCGGATCAACGCCGCCCTGAACCTGGCCACCGCCGAGTGCCACACCGAGGTCCTGACCGTCCAGCCCGGCGGCGGCCGGCGCGAGCACATCCTGAGCCAGGCCCTGGAGCGCGACCGGCCGCTGATCGACCGCGGCGTCAGCATGCGCACGCTCTACCAGCACACGGTCCGGCACAGCCAGGGCACGATGGCGTACGTCGACCGCATCGCCAGCGGCAAGGTCGAGATCCGCACCCTCGAAGAGCTGATAGAGCGTCTGATCATCTGCGACGAGACGGTGGCGTTCATCCCCGTGCGCAACGACCAGCAGGTCGCCCTGGAGCTGCGCCACCCCGGCCTCGTCAGCTACCTCGTCAAGGTCTTCGAACAGCTCTGGCAGCGCGCCACGCCCCTCAACGAACCGGTGTCGTACGAACCGACCCCCGCCGGCATCACCGGAGTCCAGCGGACCATAGCGAAGATGCTCGTCGAGGGACACGTGGACGAGGCCATCGCCCGCCGCCTGGGCATGAACGTGCGGACCTGCCGCGCGCACATCGCCAAGCTCGCCGCCACCCTGGGCAGCGGCAGCCGCGCCCAGCTCGGCTACCTCATCGCGCACTCGGGGATTCTGCGGCACGAGGACTGA
- a CDS encoding (2Fe-2S)-binding protein, producing the protein MTVPPDDRVFRREMATAYRSGWHFIDLVSAIPHRDDSLMVTLFGEPIVVVREENEEVRAYRCLRRPRGAPQPVRCEIRYDMIFVNLDQRDHQLSEPETIIATPRSA; encoded by the coding sequence ATGACCGTCCCGCCGGACGATCGGGTCTTCCGGCGTGAGATGGCCACGGCGTACCGGTCAGGGTGGCACTTCATCGACCTCGTCTCGGCGATACCGCACCGTGACGATTCGTTGATGGTCACTCTGTTCGGCGAGCCGATCGTCGTCGTCCGCGAGGAGAACGAGGAAGTCCGTGCGTACCGCTGCTTGCGGCGGCCCCGAGGGGCCCCGCAACCCGTGCGGTGTGAGATCAGGTACGACATGATCTTTGTCAATCTCGACCAGCGTGACCACCAGCTGAGCGAGCCCGAAACCATCATCGCCACCCCCCGCAGTGCCTGA